In one window of Henckelia pumila isolate YLH828 chromosome 1, ASM3356847v2, whole genome shotgun sequence DNA:
- the LOC140876416 gene encoding NAC transcription factor 32-like translates to MEENPIRVSQFPPGVRFHPSDEELITYYLQRKVKSLALPANVIADIELYNYNPWDLPRKAFLGDDEWYFFTPRDRKYPNGGRPNRTARSGYWKATGTDKPILNCSGSRSIGVKKALVFYKGKPPKGVKMDWIMTEYRMPESSRTERSKGSMRLDDWVLCRIRRKGNKSKNVQDDHQEDQVLDHLPKINDRLPWGTIANNIGSRDILVDYLLSNEFHVAVSLLTGHDPKMERISGTSYHEDQSDNIKSSNMDRKVIDNRPPEKQNKLATFSLIPDCFNSFPGQGKEDNWSVNLIVPTDTMMNEKRDEVGRSDDEVINVQDLDMPELLWDDFIG, encoded by the exons ATGGAAGAAAACCCGATTCGGGTATCTCAATTCCCTCCGGGGGTCAGATTCCATCCCTCCGACGAAGAATTGATTACGTACTATTTACAAAGGAAAGTTAAGTCCCTTGCGTTGCCGGCCAATGTGATTGCTGATATAGAGCTTTATAACTATAACCCTTGGGATCTACCTA GGAAGGCTTTTCTTGGAGACGACGAATGGTACTTCTTTACACCGAGGGACAGGAAGTACCCGAACGGGGGGAGGCCTAATAGAACGGCTAGATCAGGCTATTGGAAGGCGACTGGTACCGATAAGCCGATCCTGAATTGTTCGGGATCAAGAAGTATTGGGGTGAAAAAAGCTCTAGTTTTCTACAAAGGTAAGCCACCAAAAGGTGTTAAGATGGATTGGATCATGACAGAGTATAGAATGCCCGAGTCATCTCGTACAGAGAGGTCCAAAGGGTCCATGAGA TTGGATGACTGGGTACTATGTCGGATCCGACGAAAAGGCAACAAGTCAAAGAATGTACAAGATGATCATCAGGAGGACCAGGTCCTGGATCATCTACCCAAGATTAATGATAGGCTTCCATGGGGGACAATAGCCAATAATATTGGAAGCAGAGACATACTGGTGGACTATTTGCTGTCTAACGAGTTTCACGTGGCGGTCTCGTTGCTTACTGGACACGATCCCAAAATGGAGAGAATCAGCGGAACATCTTATCATGAGGACCAAAGTGACAATATCAAAAGCAGCAACATGGACCGAAAAGTTATCGACAATAGGCCGCCTGAAAAACAGAACAAACTGGCTACTTTTTCTTTGATTCCGGATTGTTTCAACTCATTTCCGGGACAGGGTAAAGAGGATAACTGGAGTGTAAATCTCATAGTTCCCACTGATACAATGATGAACGAGAAAAGAGATGAGGTGGGTCGATCAGATGACGAGGTAATTAACGTGCAAGATCTTGATATGCCAGAATTATTATGGGATGATTTTATCGGGTGA